From one Solanum lycopersicum chromosome 12, SLM_r2.1 genomic stretch:
- the LOC101267491 gene encoding uncharacterized protein, whose amino-acid sequence MYLFIALRPLMRGFEFCRPVVVVDGSHLSGAYKGTFVSASTLDGAGCILPLAYGIVDTENDCSWTWFFTQFKNAFGEREKMCVVSDRNESIIKSVSIVYPNVPHFACIWHLWKNVCTYYKRSKNTLSNLFYSMAKAYRKKDFEKLMAKVEKVDGRVKKYLEEAGYERWSRSHATVNRGRMMTSNIAECINGCLVDARQLPVLDFLEEARILFGSWNCKNREIASYTKETLGRKFEEILIINASKCSKMKVVASSEFIFSVYEGGIRYIVCLERKKCSCGRFQHDEIPCAHAMAVLKKKNIKDVHPYCSDYYKPDALANTYAVPMEPMPDKSDWIVPESVLEEVVLPPRYKKMSGRPRKKRKKNADEKLSGNTNCCGRCGQEGYNRRTCTFFPKDS is encoded by the exons atgtaTCTATTCATTGCTTTAAGGCCTTTGATGAGAGGGTTTGAGTTCTGTAGgcctgttgttgttgttgatggtTCACATCTTAGTGGAGCTTACAAAGGGACGTTTGTATCCGCAAGTACTCTTGATGGGGCAG GTTGCATATTACCATTAGCTTACGGGATCGTCGATACGGAAAATGATTGTTCATGGACATGGTTCTTCACACAGTTCAAAAATGCATTTggtgagagagaaaaaatgtgTGTTGTTTCTGATAGAAACGAAAGCATAATTAAGAGTGTTAGTATAGTTTATCCAAATGTTCCACATTTTGCATGCATATGGCACTTGTGGAAAAATGTTTGTACATACTACAAGAGAAGTAAAAACACTCTAAGTAATCTGTTTTATTCGATGGCTAAGGCTTATCGGAAAAaggattttgaaaaattgatggCTAAAGTGGAAAAAGTAGATGGCAGAGTTAAAAAGTATCTTGAAGAGGCTGGCTATGAAAGGTGGTCTAGATCTCATGCAACCGTGAATAGGGGTAGAATGATGACATCTAACATTGCGGAATGTATCAATGGTTGTCTTGTTGATGCACGACAATTACCTGTTTTGGACTTTTTGGAAGAAGCCAGAATTCTATTTGGTTCTTGGAACtgcaaaaatagagaaatagcATCTTATACAAAGGAAACATTAGGGAGGAAATTTGAAGAGATATTGATTATAAATGCGTCCAAATGTTCGAAAATGAAG GTTGTTGCATCTTCAGAATTCATTTTTTCAGTTTATGAAGGTGGTATAAGATACATCGTTTGCCTTGAGAGAAAGAAATGTTCTTGTGGTAGATTTCAGCATGATGAAATACCTTGTGCGCATGCAATGGctgttttgaagaagaagaatatcaaagatgTACACCCATACTGTTCTGATTACTATAAACCTGATGCATTAGCAAACACCTATGCAGTTCCAATGGAACCAATGCCGGACAAAAGTGATTGGATAGTTCCGGAAAGTGTTTTGGAAGAAGTTGTATTGCCACCAAGATACAAAAAAATGTCTGGTAgaccaagaaaaaaaagaaagaaaaatgcaGATGAAAAGCTAAGCGGAAACACAAATTGTTGTGGACGATGTGGACAAGAAGGTTACAATAGAAGAACATGTACTTTCTTTCCAAAAGATTCATAA
- the LOC138340212 gene encoding uncharacterized protein, whose product MGVEGIELFRNSIFGSYLNIPKCNYQGQITKCLLLLEVEQDNLAEELHIRHAKGNILTFTMKEFAVITGLKCIGNIKNFTYPDSKRSRLVQRYFPGPNNSVNKQRLVDRFMLGGWDDIDDQLQMAIMFFIHSFVLSQLGTASIPIEDLLMVEDGTYRQYPWGQRAFRSLMNSLRQEFKSEKKMYRLNGMPYALNVWIYECASHLDNEIAVKEQNLIPRICNWKVVAEKPKFEMFMENVFTEHNCTNIQPTGEECTALQLPQPSQVTHDEPGTSNVNIDVGKPQEVPGFEDFSSEPPDQLLRRSTRVSGTGSTPPPKRRKVVHPHKTKVSKSTTAEKQPTQNVDQQVGCLVELIKKNHSELMKVVGEKDNKTEKKNNVDQDIGGSAADADEQVNETEKVNDINIGKDYTTGEASHSDTKILNADEHDVDTLQHNIEHTTSMFSVDTSTEVENNVQPLCLISHVEQNESAFWLSDSQLPTQLPVKKSSLPPDTETPAPRHRMPARILRSPYLTDFGSNDKGKAKIDDDVLPLYPFEGCGILEQLPLGMMDEFSQWIEKGLLKSHANKKQSEDKYRAKSASFGVDYIDFVVAFPMDKNWFYTMSQPNRCWTDEHIDVIFYYLRKKSKQRSMDQYRYTTVNCLFKSHINKAYSRYYNSHADDTISTQEHMNRAAAVSVHERSIINIINGFSIPAALPWHLVDEVYIPVNCDENFHWVLAVVVLKERLIRVYDSTSGSRKRVHFTDIKKLSQILPNYLHDSGFFEKKERTDWAALDAYKDMKTGELLGPQHSFNVEFAQDNMQQKSDSLDCGLFVAVYVEFLSDKINMSCNSFESSYLRKRYAILLLKYGLDKMNAGYVSNSDDPPRMNNVLNPSSEDEIVNVG is encoded by the exons ATGGGGGTTGAGGGTATAGAATTATTTAGGAATAGTATTTTTGGTTCATATTTGAATATTCCTAAATGTAATTACCAAGGTCAGATCACAAAGTGTTTACTCCTTTTAGAGGTGGAGCAAGATAATCTAGCTGAGGAGCTTCACATTCGTCATGCTAAAGGAAATATCTTAACCTTTACCATGAAAGAATTTGCAGTTATTACTGGATTGAAATGCATtggaaatattaagaattttacATATCCAGATTCGAAAAGAAGTAGGCTAGTTCAGAGGTATTTTCCGGGGCCTAATAACAGTGTAAATAAACAACGTCTGGTAGATCGATTTATGTTGGGTGGTTGGGATGATATTGATGATCAACTTCAGATGGCTATCATGTTTTTCATCCACTCTTTTGTATTATCTCAACTTGGAACTGCTTCAATTCCAATTGAAGATCTTTTAATGGTTGAAGATGGCACTTATCGGCAGTACCCGTGGGGTCAACGTGCTTTCAGAAGTTTAATGAATTCACTTAGACAAGAGTTTAAATCAGAGAAAAAAATGTATCGATTAAATGGTATGCCATATGCACTTAATGTATGGATATATGAATGTGCTTCTCACTTGGATAATGAGATTGCAGTCAAAGAACAAAATCTTATTCCAAGAATTTGCAATTGGAAAGTTGTGGCTGAGAAGCCCAAATTTGAGATGTTTATGGAAAACGTTTTCACTGag cATAACTGTACAAATATTCAGCCAACTGGAGAGGAATGTACAGCACTGCAATTACCTCAACCCAGTCAGGTAACTCATGATGAACCTGGTACATCAAATGTTAATATTGATGTTGGGAAGCCACAAGAGGTTCCTGGATTTGAAGACTTTTCATCTGAACCACCGGATCAATTGTTAAGGAGATCAACACGAGTCTCTGGCACAGGATCTACCCCACCACCGAAGAGAAGAAAAGTTGTACATCCACATAAAACAAAGGTTTCCAAATCAACAACAGCAGAAAAGCAACCAACTCAGAAT GTTGACCAACAAGTTGGTTGTCTTGTGgagttgattaaaaaaaatcattctgaGTTGATGAAAGTTGTTGGCGAGAAAGACAACAAAACTGAAAag AAAAATAATGTTGATCAAGATATTGGTGGATCTGCTGCTGATGCTGATGAACAGGTTAATGAAACTGAAAAg GTTAATGATATCAATATCGGAAAA gaTTATACAACTGGTGAAGCCTCTCACTCAGACACAAAGATTTTAAATGCGGATGAACATGATGTTGATACACTTCAGCACAACATAGAGCACACTACAAGTATGTTTTCTGTTGATACATCTACAGAAGTGGAAAACAATGTCCAACCACTATGTTTGATTAGTCATGTGGAACAAAATGAGAGTGCTTTTTGGTTATCTGATAGCCAACTACCCACCCAACTACCCGTAAAGAAATCTTCACTTCCTCCTGATACTGAAACTCCAGCACCACGACACAGGATGCCTGCAAGAATTTTACGGTCTCCATATTTGACAGATTTTGGATCCAACGATAAAGGCAAGGCAAAAATAGATGATGATGTTCTCCCACTCTATCCATTTGAAGGTTGTGGTATTCTTGAACAATTGCCATTAGGTATGATGGACGAGTTCTCGCAATGGATTGAAAAAGGTCTCTTAAAATCACATGCGAACAA GAAACAATCCGAGGACAAATACAGAGCAAAGTCTGCTTCATTTGGTGTTGATTATATTGATTTTGTTGTCGCATTCCCTATGGACAAGAACTGGTTTTATACTATGTCACAGCCGAATAGATGTTGGACTGATGAG CATATAGATGTAATCTTTTACTATCTCCGCAAGAAGTCCAAACAAAGAAGCATGGATCAGTATAGATATACTACAGTCAATTGCTTGTTTAAGTCTCATATAAACAAAGCATATTCAAGGTATTATAACAGTCATGCAGATGATACAATTAGCACACAAGAACACATGAATCGTGCTGCTGCCGTATCAGTTCATGAAAGGTCTATCATTAACATCATTAATGGTTTTTCTATTCCTGCTGCTTTACCATGGCATTTAGTAGATGAGGTTTACATTCCTGTAAACTGTGATGAAAATTTCCATTGGGTGTTGGCTGTTGTGGTTCTAAAAGAAAGGCTTATAAGGGTGTATGACTCAACTTCGGGATCAAGGAAGAGAGTTCATTTTACAGACATCAAGAAGTTGTCTCAAATCCTTCCAAACTACCTTCATGATAGTGGCTTCTTTGAAAAAAAGGAGCGAACAGATTGGGCAGCATTGGATGCATATAAAGACATGAAAACTGGAGAACTTTTGGGTCCACAACATTCGTTTAATGTGGAGTTTGCTCAAGACAACATGCAACAAAAAAGTGATAGCCT TGATTGCGGACTGTTTGTAGCTGTATATGTAGAATTTTTGAGTGACAAAATCAATATGTCATGTAATAGTTTTGAGAGTAGCTATCTTCGCAAAAGATATGCGATACTTTTATTGAAGTATGGTCTCGACAAGATGAATGCTGGATATGTTAGCAACAGTGATGACCCTCCAAGAATGAACAATGTATTAAACCCATCAtctgaagatgaaattgttaatgTAGGCTAG